In Zhaonella formicivorans, one DNA window encodes the following:
- the yajC gene encoding preprotein translocase subunit YajC, whose protein sequence is MNRLQQWTGTILYLLFFFAIIYFLMIRPQQKQQKKRQEMLNSLKVNDGVVTIGGIHGRIIKIKENSLILRIADKVEVEFDKAAVARIKGQED, encoded by the coding sequence GTGAACCGCTTGCAGCAGTGGACCGGGACAATTCTGTACTTGCTGTTTTTCTTTGCCATAATCTATTTCTTGATGATTAGACCTCAACAAAAACAGCAAAAAAAGCGGCAAGAAATGTTAAATAGTCTCAAGGTAAATGACGGTGTCGTTACTATTGGTGGAATTCATGGCCGGATTATTAAAATCAAGGAAAACAGTCTGATTCTAAGAATCGCTGACAAAGTTGAGGTAGAATTTGATAAAGCGGCTGTAGCCCGTATTAAAGGGCAGGAAGATTAA
- the tgt gene encoding tRNA guanosine(34) transglycosylase Tgt yields MSIRFEVLKESTESSARVGKLYTPHGEIDTPVFMPVGTQATVKTMSPHELEEIGAQIILSNTYHLYLRPGHDLVAEAGGLHRFMNWPKPILTDSGGFQVFSLVDLREINDDGVTFRSHIDGSKHFFSPEISMEIQMALGSDIAMAFDECAPYPCSFEEAKKAMERTSRWAERCLKFHNHPQQVVFGIVQGSVYPELRVESAKQLTQLDFPGYGIGGLSVGEPKPLMYEMLEHTIPHLPANKPRYLMGVGSPDCLVEGVLRGVDMFDCVLPTRIARNGTVMTSQGKLVVRNAQYARDFSPLDPECGCYTCRNYSRAYIRHLLKADEVLGIRLTTIHNLSFLIDLMGKIRKAILEDSLRDFAQEFLERYNIKEGFGN; encoded by the coding sequence GTGAGTATCCGCTTTGAAGTATTAAAAGAGAGTACTGAAAGCAGCGCCAGAGTGGGGAAACTATATACACCGCATGGCGAAATCGATACACCTGTATTTATGCCCGTGGGAACCCAAGCTACTGTCAAAACAATGTCTCCTCACGAATTGGAGGAGATAGGGGCACAGATCATTTTAAGCAACACCTACCATCTTTACTTGAGGCCGGGACATGATTTAGTAGCCGAAGCAGGAGGGTTGCATCGCTTCATGAATTGGCCCAAGCCGATATTGACCGACAGTGGGGGATTCCAGGTATTTAGTCTGGTCGATTTGCGGGAAATTAACGATGACGGGGTAACTTTCCGCTCACATATCGATGGTTCTAAACATTTTTTCAGCCCGGAAATATCAATGGAAATTCAAATGGCTTTGGGCTCTGACATTGCAATGGCCTTTGATGAATGTGCACCTTACCCCTGTTCTTTTGAGGAAGCTAAGAAGGCCATGGAAAGGACAAGCCGCTGGGCAGAACGTTGTTTAAAGTTTCATAACCACCCGCAGCAAGTTGTGTTTGGCATTGTACAGGGAAGTGTCTATCCGGAGCTGAGGGTTGAAAGTGCTAAACAGCTTACCCAATTGGATTTCCCAGGTTACGGTATAGGTGGGTTAAGTGTTGGTGAACCCAAACCACTAATGTACGAAATGTTAGAGCATACAATACCCCATTTACCGGCCAATAAGCCCAGGTATTTAATGGGTGTAGGTTCCCCTGACTGTTTAGTGGAAGGTGTCCTGCGCGGGGTAGATATGTTTGACTGTGTTTTACCGACGCGCATTGCCAGAAATGGGACTGTTATGACCAGCCAGGGCAAATTGGTAGTCAGAAATGCACAATATGCGCGGGATTTTTCGCCCCTTGATCCGGAATGCGGTTGCTATACTTGCCGGAATTATTCCAGAGCTTATATCCGCCATTTACTCAAGGCCGATGAAGTTTTGGGTATTCGCTTGACTACCATTCATAATCTTTCATTCCTTATCGATTTAATGGGTAAGATCAGAAAAGCAATTTTGGAAGATAGCTTGAGGGATTTTGCGCAGGAATTTCTGGAAAGATACAATATTAAAGAGGGTTTTGGAAATTAG
- the queA gene encoding tRNA preQ1(34) S-adenosylmethionine ribosyltransferase-isomerase QueA yields the protein MRVADFDYFLPEELIAQKPVYPRDISRLMVVDRKKGTIEHRIFKEVVGYLHPGDVLVLNNTRVLPARLFGIKKDSGARIEVVLLKRLSMSRWEALVKPGKRVKPGTTIIFGDGELTAETVTMTESGGRILHFSYQGVFEDILHRLGKMPLPPYIKSELDDQERYQTVYASREGSAAAPTAGLHFTTELLDKISSSGVQICHVLLHVGLGTFRPVKVSEIEEHKMHAEYYEIEEKSANIIQNAVAEGRRVIAVGTTSVRTLETVMQEHGKIIPTSGWTDIFIYPGYEFKVVNGLITNFHLPKSTLLMLVSAFLGKDLTMKAYETAVKEKYRFFSFGDAMLIL from the coding sequence ATGCGAGTAGCAGATTTTGATTACTTTTTACCAGAAGAATTGATTGCACAAAAACCAGTCTACCCAAGAGACATTTCCCGCTTAATGGTGGTTGACAGGAAAAAAGGAACCATTGAGCACAGGATTTTTAAAGAAGTTGTAGGTTATTTACATCCCGGAGATGTTTTGGTTCTCAACAACACTAGGGTTCTCCCCGCTCGCCTTTTTGGAATTAAAAAAGATAGCGGGGCTCGGATAGAAGTAGTATTATTAAAGCGCCTCAGCATGTCCCGGTGGGAAGCGCTGGTTAAGCCGGGTAAACGGGTGAAACCTGGTACTACTATAATCTTTGGTGATGGCGAGCTCACGGCAGAAACGGTGACTATGACGGAAAGCGGAGGGCGCATTTTGCATTTTTCTTACCAGGGAGTTTTTGAAGATATCCTGCATCGTTTAGGAAAAATGCCCCTTCCACCATATATCAAGTCCGAATTGGATGATCAAGAACGTTACCAGACGGTTTATGCCTCCCGGGAGGGATCGGCCGCGGCTCCTACCGCAGGGTTGCATTTTACTACGGAGCTGCTTGACAAGATCAGTAGCAGTGGAGTGCAAATATGCCATGTACTGCTCCATGTAGGCCTGGGAACTTTCCGCCCCGTAAAAGTAAGTGAAATTGAAGAACATAAAATGCACGCTGAGTACTATGAAATAGAGGAAAAATCCGCTAATATTATTCAAAATGCGGTGGCAGAAGGCAGGAGAGTTATTGCCGTCGGGACAACTTCCGTGCGGACTTTGGAAACAGTGATGCAAGAGCACGGGAAAATCATCCCGACCAGTGGCTGGACAGATATTTTCATTTATCCCGGATATGAGTTTAAGGTAGTAAATGGACTTATAACAAATTTTCATCTGCCCAAATCTACGTTGTTAATGTTAGTTAGTGCATTTTTAGGAAAAGATTTAACTATGAAGGCCTATGAAACTGCGGTAAAAGAAAAGTATCGCTTTTTTAGCTTTGGAGATGCGATGTTGATTTTATAA